The segment tgtgGAACTTTGGGCCCACTCGTAGAACGTCTTTTTTCACTGTCCAAACTTGATCTTTAAAGTCTTATTCGACGTCGATAGAAAAAAGGTTGTGGAATTAAATTCGTGACAGTATCGATCATTAATGAACTCGATTTTTCTGTCGCATGCTGTTGAAAAGACGCGAGGAACAGTGCTCGCTGAAAAGGTATTCGATCAAGATTGTCTTCAACTATTAATAAGAAGTAAAAGATGTGTACCCCTTGCGAATGATTCTACGCGGCAGACCCTTGCACAGAATAAGAGCAAACCACATCCACTATGTGTTCTGTGTTTCacattgtacatatgtacatacagacATCATTGTCCCTCCGTTGTAACGACCGTGCGATCGCTGATCGTTTCGAtagtgattagactgcggatctttatgcgtttatgggtTCAGAAAgtattcaaaaaatgctggaatataaaattccacaaaattttgtacgattttgattgatttcagatctacaaagactactgACAAATAACATTTCACTTGATTccaccagtgatgccagaatgagctccaaacggagctcatgtactctcctccttaccccttccactattccattccagcaccgtgcgcaggcacacactccacggtctccatcgcgcacatgcaacgtgtctcccattcgccccactcatttcccgtcatcagagagggggcacatcatttcaccgtgactcccctcatctggcatcactggatTCCACTGTCTTGAAGTTTGcctacgaaaattgaaaattgcataaacatccgcagtctaacaatgaTAGAACGAGCGAAAGCGTAATTCGAGGAGACCCCATAATCGCTTGGGTGTTTCAGCATAAGTCTCGATCCCGAGGAGGACTCGCAAGATCCCGAGCTATTCTCCGAACTGATCTCGTTCCTCGAGAACGATCTCGACTCGGCGGAGCGGGACCACGTGCTCGCGAAGACGATACCGCGGATGGTGGATCGAGCGAAAGCGTTGAGGAGCTGCAAACCACCGCAAGGCTTGCACTTCAGTCTTCAGCAACAAGGTAAACAAGGCGTCCCAGAAACGCAGAAAAGTACATAAATAGGTAAACACGGAAATACACGTGTCGCAGGTGACAGCGTCGAGTACAGCTACGGCTTCGTCTCCTCTTTGATCGCGAACGCGTTCTTCTCCACGTATCCGAAGAGAACCACGAAGACACACCCAACCTTGCGCGACTTCAACTTCACCAACTTCTTCAAGCATCTTCGGAAGTAAGCTACTCGCGCAACTTACGAATTTAAACAATTAGTAGACTGAGGATCTTGATGCATTttcaggaaaattgagtagatgaaattcgatattgaagatgtcaatttctcctttattcaaatcattaaggaTACGGGTTCGAATAATGATAttatatgctgccgaataatgaaaattacgcctcgaaaatggAAAACTAGGCCATTTTAGAAATCATCcgcaattggtgggtcttttatccagcgattgtgactacgtaggggccccaaatgtgcattagcgagacgtagtTTGTTATTTACGGAACCCTTGCAACCtcatgtacgtatacagtgtctagcgatgtgtgagtgtgccaccacaTTCTCGCTTGACCAAGGTCAAATTCGGACTTCAATTTAGTTCCTATTCCTtccgatcgatgcagacaattttcatttagcataaagatccgcagtctaaagatgagaaatataaaaatctCGGTCAAAGAAGGAAGAATAATTCGAATGGTTTCCAGTAACGGGCAGAAAGCTAAGCTGAGAAGTCTGTTTCACTATTACGACTACCTGGAAACGGAGAACGCGTTGGACGGTAAATTGGTGATCTCCAGACAGGTAGGCTACATCTCCGTTGGTCCTGTTcacggtgtattatagaggTGTTCAAGACTTCCTTCAGAAAAGTGTGATAGATAGAGAGGTTAGTTTGAGAAAGCCCGATATGCCATCTAGCGCCGAACTAACCTCTatccagtgatgccagatgaggggaatcacggtgaaatgatgtactcCCTCTCTGATGGcggggaatgagtggggcgaatggcaGACACGTTGAACGTGCGCGATGgagaccgtggagtgtgcgcctgcgcacggtgctggaatggaatagtggaaggggtaggaggagagtacatgagcGCTGTTCGGCGCTCATTCTGGCTTCACTGCCTCCACTGCCTCTATccactgatgccaaggctgtggtacttggtggtactgtggtactaaaccatacccccaccatagcctactattgcccctccgttggtttccaacgcgcccgcgcgctacactcaccagcgtacctctacggatacagtagagtgatacgctggtgagtgtagcgcgcgggcgcgttggaaaacaacgtaggggcaatagtaggctatggtgggggtatagtttagtaccacagtaccacagccttggcatcagtgcctctatctatcacaaaacgtcaaccTTACAGAGGTGCTTAGTCGTAACACCTCCATAATACACCGGTGTCCTGTTGGACCGTCGAACGAGCAGCGTGACACTGTATAAAACGAGATCTTAATACGCCAGGTGATGACGTCCAAGCAATGGCTAACCATCGAGGACTGGCTGGAGAGTAACGTACCCCTTTGTCCGCTGATGATAAGGCACGAGGGCCGATTGGAGAGGGTGGAACCGGAAACGAAAGTATTGCGCGTTTGCTTCGCGAGCGCGAAGTTTGGCGGCGGCGTGCTTGACGGTGATGTTACGCAAGAAACTGTACATGTAAATAATTGAAGGCAACCGCGTGACGAGCCTAACTCGGATCGTAAACCGCGGTTTATCGTATCGTGTCGTAacgtatcgtatcgtatcgtTTGTATAAGATGGGAACAGAACGCGACCGCGAGCATCCCGGGAACATTTCAATAATCGTCTCTCTGTTGCGTTTTAGATAGCGACCCATCCTGAGATGCTCGCAGCGATACTGTCTGTCGAGGCTCTAGAAGACAACGAAGCCCTGATAGTCGAAGGCGTTAGGCACGTGTCTCGAATAAACGATCCTCGCAACAGAGCAACGTTCGAAGCTCTGCCGAAACCGAACGTAGTGAGTAGCTATATACGGTGGAGCAGCCAGGGCTGGATTAAGCCCCGTAGCAGAAGTAGCAAATGCTACGGGCCCCGCTCCATACAAAAAGGAGCCCCGCACACGGGCGCTTCATCGAACAGGCGCCAAAACATGAACGATATTTTTGCTAAATAAAAAACGTCATTCATCGTGTCTGTTTAAAAAGGTGCACTACATCTGCACGCAATCGGCTCTGATACAAAGCCTAGGGCCTCGTGATAACatttgctacgggccccgcgcAGGCTTAATCCGGCACTGAGAGCAGCCGAGGCCGGACTCGGTTCATTACGAGATCACGAAATCACCGGATTACAACATTACGAGCTACAACAAACTTTGCTCGATTTTCGTTGAACGCGACAGGTTACGGTTTGCTGCATCGATCCGGAGGACTACTCGACGTTGCCCCTGGCGCAGTTCGAAGAGGACAACGTGCTGCGAGAAATGAACAAATCGTTGCTAGGATTTCGTCAGAGATACGTGCCGAGCAGTCCGACGGATCCCGTCGGTAGATCGGAAATGGATCCGGACGGTGCTCTAAGCTCTCGCAGACTGTCGCCGATCGGAGAAAGCTTCAGCAGCACTCCGCCGGAAACGGACGCCGACGACAAGCCAGCGTCCACGAAACACGACTCGAAACAAGGTACTGAAATAAGAAAAACCGAATGAAATCGAATCGATGATCGCGCGACGGTCTTTCAGGGAAGTCCGAACGGAGCAAGTACGAGGATAATGCGTCGACGGAGGCTCACGGTAGGCCGAACGGAAAGTCCGTGAGATCGTCGAGCCCTCACAAACCGTGTAAAGAAACGAGCTGCGCAAGTAGAAGAAATCGGTTCATAGTTCTCGGCTCGAGCGGCGAAGTTTTACCGGTGACACGGAAATCGCTCGGTCAGATGTCGGTTTACAGCAGCTGCAACAGTCAGAGCACAGACAGCTTCCACAGTGCGAAAGACACGATAGAGGAAGACCCTGGTAGGTGATTctcgagacagtggcgttttaaCGAGTTAATTCGCTGTAACCGTGTTTAGAGGAGGAAGAACAAAGGTTGAGCAAGCGGTACAGCAGCCAGTTGGACACGCCGGAGAGGAGAGGGACGTTCGCCCAGCGTTTGAGGGAAGCTTTGAAACGCGAGAGCACAGCTACCGGTGGTGCTGCCTCCTCGAACACGTCGTCCGGAGAGAGTAGCTACGCAGTAGGGATAAGCGTGTCCGGAAGTCACGTTTACGATCAAGATATCAAGTAAGCGAGTCTCTTTCTCTTCTGTTTTCCTTGCTGCAGGTGTTTGAATGCGTGTGTACGCTCGAAGAGTGGCCGATACTTTGAAAGGAACATGTTTCAGAGTGAAAAGGGGTGGCTCGAGAGGTTTCGTTCTCAGAGACGAAACCGTCGACGAAGAGTTTCTGAAGGAATCGTTGGAAGCGGAGCAAAAATGGCTGGGCCGATTCCGACAGAATCAATCGGCGCTTCAGCGGAGAGACACGAGCGCTAGTAGTAGATACAGTTTCAGTACCGAATACAATTCTGGCAAGTATTACGAAACGCACCACTCTGCGTTCGttgaataatatatgtatatatatatatatatatatatatctttcgTCACTGTCTAAATATAACAAAGTAAAACCGACTTGACTCTTCGTGCGTTCAGATTTTTGTTCGGAGCTCGAGGAAGTATACGAGCAACTAGCAAAATGGTTAGAGGATCCCATAGCGGCGGACGAATCGCGTGAATTAGACGCGAGGGACAGGGCGGTAGTTAGATTCGCGGGCTCGTTGTTAAAGAGAGCTCTCAGCGAATCGTTTGCTGGCGTCCCGGTACAGGAGGGTGAACCTCAACCCCTCATTGATTCAGTCGACGTAAATCAAAGGCACAAGTTAGCTTTGGCCGTGAGAAGTTTGAGTTTAGAGCTAGCCCGTCAAAAAAATAGGAGACAGCAATCAGTAAGAAACAAGTTGCTTTTTTTTCCTCAGTCGAGATCACATCCGATCGGTATAcgatatagtccagtcaacgaaaagttgtagagggaaatggaaggaacacaatttttaactttgggtctttgtttggactagttacgaggtaaacgtactaaaagtccccacttctACGAGGTGAGCGAAGTGCAGGAGGCCACACAGAAGGtctcctttttcggttttccgcttatatctcggaaactatgcgtcctagcgaagaactgaatggagtcaatcttatggcacatattgtcagctttaattttgtatggaatggtcttatcgctaggacatatagtttccgagatataagcggaaaaccgaaaaaggggaccttatACGTGCCCCCCCTGCAACccactcacctcctaggagtagggacttttagtatgtttacctcgtaactagtccaaacaaagtcccaaagttaaaaattgtgttccttccatttccctctaccaccccccttatgagcattcattgactggactaataacATTGTCGAATCGAAAAGATACTCGCGCGtctacacgcacacacacaatcATATACCCCATATACGTCCACGTTCACACACGCGCGCACATGCACACGCAACACGCACCCGTACACATCCAACGAATCGAATACATTCACGTTTATCGTAACGATTCTTTTATTTTGAACCGATCGCGTCGTCGAAGAATGAGAGACAAACTGAAAAACTAATGCTGTATCCCAGATACATACATATCATTTTCTTCTCGTGCGTAGCCAAGTCTCATCAGATCATTAAAATACGCAGGTCTCAGAACCCGAAGACGTAGAGTATTACGAAGACGCTTTAAGTAATCGTACGATGTCGAAAGAAGTAAAGGATATCCAACGTAAAAAGCTTAGAGCGGTAACGTTCACGTCCGAGGTTTTTCAAACATTGGTCGATGACGAGACTACCGTGTATCTGTCTAATCCTGTTTCTTTAAGTACATCTGGACCCATAAAGGATAAACTTGCGCAAGAATTCGAATCGCATGTTACACTTGACGTGAGCAAACTTTCTGTTACACATGTATACGTAAACTCTTGTTCCGTAAATGTTAACGCATGAACCGATTCCAATCTGTCACCAAAGATCGTTTACTCTCTCTCCACTCCTCTCCCTTACGCAGCTGTGCTTATCAAAACTAAATTTCCAAACGCTCGTCTTGTATACGATTGGTTgacacagtgttgggcaaaaattgtatttaaatacaaatttcgataaagaataaaagatacaatttttgtattcgttattcgaaggttcgaatacaaaaatatcttttattcgacttttatttaaataatcttgtATTCACCGAGAATGTACTCGATGAATAATACTTACAAATTATATTCGAAGTGGATGTATTCGTAACTTCGAATACAATTTCCAACTAttattcatcgaatacattctcggcgaatacaaaattatttaaataaaagtcgaataacgaataaaagttaTGTATCGTTTATTCCAAtcggtatttaaataattttaatggttGGTTAATGCTTTATTCGTTACTCCATATCGTATGTACAGAGATGGCGTTGTAGAGCCGAGGCGAAAAGTATTcaaatactgcccaactctgggttGACACGaaacgaaatagaaatttggtAATTTCTGCACGCTAACCGACCACCATTCGCTGCTGCATGTCAGATAACAAGAATAGTTGTGTCTCTAACCGGAGGTATTGCTTTAGACACGTACGTGCGTACACCTCTAATGATTAATGATTTGTCTCTCATTCTATTTGATGATTGTCTTTTACTTTTCTCACTTTGAATTGACGTGTAACATTTCCATACTTTCCAAAGTAACATTGCCCGAGAATACTCGTCGAGAATACTCGTTTTCTATGGTTgctaaaattgtattcttttttttttcttcttgttaTTAGTTTGCGTTTTTGCGGGACGAACGAATTACTTGTCGATCATGTGCGCTTGAAATTGACCAACACGATTTTTTAGATACCAAGAGACAGTAGTCCGCAATCCGGCGGACTGTTATCTGTCGTGACTGGAAATTGGGGATGCGGATCTCGATTAAAAGGGGACCCACAATTGAAGCTTGTTATTCAGTGGCTCGCCGCTTCTTTGGCAGGCGTGCCGAAATTGATTTACTACACCGCGGGAAATCCTAAGTTATCGAAGGTAACGGACCCCTATTTTCCCTTCTACCTATCTACATACCTATgtactacagtaaagtcgcgatctagctctcaTCGCCTGTTTCGtgcagggacagagatcgtgtagggaaactattttGTTATGATTGagtcgaccgcgccgaaagtacagcatgtaaacacggaccaCGCTCGggaggcctctctctctctgggccTCTCGCGGGGAGGCCCCCAGTGAAAGGGGTAGGCAAAAAAAAATTCTAGGCACATTGTAGCACAGGGGTAGGCAAAGagacagtgatcgtggagatcctcagggagctagatcgcaACTTTACTGTACCTAGcatatacatacgtatgtaTTCGGAGACAGAGAAAGATTTTGGTGATCGAACAGAGAACGATTCTTCAGTTAGATACCGTGAGCAGGGTTCTAATGGACAGACACTGGTCGGTCGGCGATCTGGCTGCTGCCACCTTGAGATTTTCTTTGCAAATCATGGAGGAAAGAATGGAGGGAAGAAACACGTTGTTCGAGGAAATAATCGGTATGGACAAACCGAGTCCTTAGCCCGACTCGATGCTGTCCGTTCTGGTTGACATTCTGGCTACCATGATCGAAGACAGCCTGGTGTGAACGTCTGAAACGATTTTTGCCAGAAATGAAGAAACACGACAACGCCTCGGCGACCTCTACTCCTACCCCCTATTCCCCCGCCCGTGTACAGGTACCCTCTTTTACGTGATCTAAGAGGTAAAAGTTATATGCCAACGACGATGGGTCAGGTGAAACGTTTCCAGGGGATCGTACTTACGTACAAGAACCGTTGCAGAAACCTTATATATATGATTTTCCAACATTTTTACGAACAAATTCTGGGGAAGCATCGCGATCTCTGTGGATTTCAAATGTTTCATATCAATGCAATATCAAACGAAACCGCACAAATTCAGAGTGTACAAAGAGAAATACTTCAAATACAAGTGAGAACTTAAAAACCGTTTTTTAGGTGAACAAAGTCAAAAAGAATTGTTATTACAGGTTGTACGGGAGACAACTGTGTTATAGAATTTTTCTGGTGTATATTGTCATTGTTGTCCTAACAGTATTTATAGAGATTTAATAGTCTATTCACGGGGAAAGTCAATTCAGAATTTTATGTTCTTACGTATAGGATACGTAACTTGATACGGTTACCTGCAATAACTAACGAGGCACAATATATTACACTATATTTTGTACAGTATAATATTTAAAGTGGTTGTATGTGTCGGAGATCAAAGCGTCTGTATTTCTATGTAATAACATCATAGATTTTTAGGAGAAGATTTTTAGTCGTATTTTATAGGCTgcttttttatatcaaatataatttatacaaaacgATCATGTAAATAATAAGAATGAAATATATGTAATGAGAAAGTAACGTGACCTGCAAGACAATACAAGTTTCCAAATCTCGACAAATGCGAAGTCTGATATGTCGGATATAATATAACATACTGAAAtacagtaaaataaaatacaaatacaaaaaaaataaaacgaaacaaACGCATCAACGTATCAATCGTAACGTGTCTTCCGCTATTGTAGAACAATGACAATATAGTTTAGCTGTTTGTCAGGTGTTAACCAGTACAAAATGATTCAACTGATTTCTCGAACTTTATTTTATATAAGAGAGGCAATATATCAATTATGGAATTCAAATTACTCACCAATGACAAGCTTTACCGGGTTCGATTCTTCGTATTCCGAAAATATTTACTACAACTGTAAGGAGTAAAGAAagacaattgtaaaaaaaaacaatgGCTTCTATTCACTCATCACAAAAAGTGACATCGTAAACGACGGCCCGCGGCACCTTGTCTATCGtacaaaatattgaatttattaacaaACTGATTAATATTGTTGCAATCTTTCGTTATGATGCCAAGGTAAGTCATCAGGCCAAAATCGTTGCATTGCTGAAACGAGAATCAACGATACGTTGCGTTAGATGCGTAAACAAGGAATCGTTACGCGAAGTGTAAGTATAAACGACAAAAGAGAACGTACATTATAAAAATCAGCTTTGAATTTTGGATTATTTAGAACTGGTAATCGATGTCCCAGAGAACAGGCGGCTCTCAGCACTTCGTGATTTCCCTTTATTTCGCCGGTCTGTACCGCCTGTACATACTTCAATACCAATTTGACCCGCGAGTGCAGCATCTTTATAGCGCTGTGCTGTGCAGTTAGATGTTCCGCAACTGTGGACGAGTTCACCAAAAAGTTATTCTTCCGATCGCTTCACACCATAAAAATGGAAAGAACGAAATAAAGCTGTGCAATATTACCCAATGAACTTTCTGCTTGATCGTTACTGCACATTCTCGCTACGTGATCGACGCCGATTCTTTCTGCCTCTTCAGTTGCCAGTGTATAAGTTAACGGGACAAATAACATAGTAGCTTCCCCATTAACTAAATCAATTACCGATTCATACATAGAGACGGACAATTGCTGTAAGATacataatgaaatattatacccCGTTAAATAAGAAACAAAACAAAAGTATCAGCTATACGTACATCTGTATTTTTTGGTCTGGGATCGAGTTTCAATAATACAGGGCTCTCGTTGATTTCGCAAAGCTGTTTATGCACTCTAATGTCCCTTTCGTTGGGCATGTCTCCCGTCGTGTACCATCCCAAGAAATCCATTTCGCTAAATACTTGCTTAAACTGCTCTTCTTTGGTATTATAGTAATCTCTGTCGATTATAACATCGTCTCCGATGCATGTGAACATAAGCTCAAAGGAATTCATGATTTCTATGTTACGTCCTTTCTGTTTACCAATCAATGCGCCATATACTGCGAGTACAAAGGTGTGGGAACAAACACAAAACCGAGGCTTCTAAAATTCTTACGAgagaacatttaaaaatttacctAATTGATCCGTTCCTTCTTGGGCACGAAGTCTGGTCCAATGTTCGCTGACATTCATTATAACCAATGGATGAAGGCTAATCGATACAGATCCAACGGTGCCTGAAGATGCCATCACTTTAATAGCGCTCGAAGGATTAGTCGAAGTTGTACCAGAATTTTTCTCCGCATTGTCATCATCGACTTCCATCGGGGTCTCTGACGGAGCTGCTGCATTGTTTTCGTCGACTTCCATACTGTTTAAATAATGTCTGCTTTCGTACTCTACAAATTGGAACACGTGTGAATCCGTTAGTGCATGTTCAAAGGACAAAAGAAATTCAATTGAAATAATTCTGTGTGCTATGTGAAAAAATCAGAATAATAGATTTCGAGGTCGTGACGACACAGTTGACGGAAATTTATTAGGAAAATTGTATTGTACGTTTCTAGAATCCAATAAAATAACATTTCTCCGAACAAATTTACGAATGATTTATTTTGACTGTTCGGTAGTCCTAGAATTAATTCTTACAAGAGATAAATCCTTCTGCTACGATGCTACAACGTACTTGTTGAATAACACGACTATCCAACGTGAAATTCTAGCTCGAAGTCATACTACGTCTATAGTACTAATAGTACGTTTCTTTTGTTCGCCAGTGTGTTCGGTCGAATATGTACACTGACACACTCGAAAATGTCAAATTTATGTTATGTGATACGATTCGAGCGACCCGTTCTCCCGTTGTTGCTCTGCAACAGAACTTCATGAAATACATGAATACAGACACACATAGAGTGTAAAACTATGCTA is part of the Lasioglossum baleicum chromosome 6, iyLasBale1, whole genome shotgun sequence genome and harbors:
- the LOC143210048 gene encoding uncharacterized protein LOC143210048 isoform X1 is translated as MLLLLTKRCIACVQQTPNNNAYHDAANMALVMLPCDLPWWPAVVKQLDRAAAATNSENLVEAMQRLHDMCKREEQCSLKSISLDPEEDSQDPELFSELISFLENDLDSAERDHVLAKTIPRMVDRAKALRSCKPPQGLHFSLQQQGDSVEYSYGFVSSLIANAFFSTYPKRTTKTHPTLRDFNFTNFFKHLRNNGQKAKLRSLFHYYDYLETENALDGKLVISRQVMTSKQWLTIEDWLESNVPLCPLMIRHEGRLERVEPETKVLRVCFASAKFGGGVLDGDVTQETVHIATHPEMLAAILSVEALEDNEALIVEGVRHVSRINDPRNRATFEALPKPNVVTVCCIDPEDYSTLPLAQFEEDNVLREMNKSLLGFRQRYVPSSPTDPVGRSEMDPDGALSSRRLSPIGESFSSTPPETDADDKPASTKHDSKQGKSERSKYEDNASTEAHGRPNGKSVRSSSPHKPCKETSCASRRNRFIVLGSSGEVLPVTRKSLGQMSVYSSCNSQSTDSFHSAKDTIEEDPEEEEQRLSKRYSSQLDTPERRGTFAQRLREALKRESTATGGAASSNTSSGESSYAVGISVSGSHVYDQDIKVKRGGSRGFVLRDETVDEEFLKESLEAEQKWLGRFRQNQSALQRRDTSASSRYSFSTEYNSDFCSELEEVYEQLAKWLEDPIAADESRELDARDRAVVRFAGSLLKRALSESFAGVPVQEGEPQPLIDSVDVNQRHKLALAVRSLSLELARQKNRRQQSVSEPEDVEYYEDALSNRTMSKEVKDIQRKKLRAVTFTSEVFQTLVDDETTVYLSNPVSLSTSGPIKDKLAQEFESHVTLDIPRDSSPQSGGLLSVVTGNWGCGSRLKGDPQLKLVIQWLAASLAGVPKLIYYTAGNPKLSKLDTVSRVLMDRHWSVGDLAAATLRFSLQIMEERMEGRNTLFEEIIGMDKPSP
- the LOC143210048 gene encoding uncharacterized protein LOC143210048 isoform X4, which produces MLLLLTKRCIACVQQTPNNNAYHDAANMALVMLPCDLPWWPAVVKQLDRAAAATNSENLVEAMQRLHDMCKREEQCSLKSISLDPEEDSQDPELFSELISFLENDLDSAERDHVLAKTIPRMVDRAKALRSCKPPQGLHFSLQQQGDSVEYSYGFVSSLIANAFFSTYPKRTTKTHPTLRDFNFTNFFKHLRNNGQKAKLRSLFHYYDYLETENALDGKLVISRQVMTSKQWLTIEDWLESNVPLCPLMIRHEGRLERVEPETKVLRVCFASAKFGGGVLDGDVTQETVHIATHPEMLAAILSVEALEDNEALIVEGVRHVSRINDPRNRATFEALPKPNVVTVCCIDPEDYSTLPLAQFEEDNVLREMNKSLLGFRQRYVPSSPTDPVGRSEMDPDGALSSRRLSPIGESFSSTPPETDADDKPASTKHDSKQGKSERSKYEDNASTEAHGRPNGKSVRSSSPHKPCKETSCASRRNRFIVLGSSGEVLPVTRKSLGQMSVYSSCNSQSTDSFHSAKDTIEEDPEEEEQRLSKRYSSQLDTPERRGTFAQRLREALKRESTATGGAASSNTSSGESSYAVGISVSGSHVYDQDIKVKRGGSRGFVLRDETVDEEFLKESLEAEQKWLGRFRQNQSALQRRDTSASSRYSFSTEYNSDFCSELEEVYEQLAKWLEDPIAADESRELDARDRAVVRFAGSLLKRALSESFAGVPVQEGEPQPLIDSVDVNQRHKLALAVRSLSLELARQKNRRQQSIPRDSSPQSGGLLSVVTGNWGCGSRLKGDPQLKLVIQWLAASLAGVPKLIYYTAGNPKLSKLDTVSRVLMDRHWSVGDLAAATLRFSLQIMEERMEGRNTLFEEIIGMDKPSP
- the LOC143210048 gene encoding uncharacterized protein LOC143210048 isoform X3 — protein: MALVMLPCDLPWWPAVVKQLDRAAAATNSENLVEAMQRLHDMCKREEQCSLKSISLDPEEDSQDPELFSELISFLENDLDSAERDHVLAKTIPRMVDRAKALRSCKPPQGLHFSLQQQGDSVEYSYGFVSSLIANAFFSTYPKRTTKTHPTLRDFNFTNFFKHLRNNGQKAKLRSLFHYYDYLETENALDGKLVISRQVMTSKQWLTIEDWLESNVPLCPLMIRHEGRLERVEPETKVLRVCFASAKFGGGVLDGDVTQETVHIATHPEMLAAILSVEALEDNEALIVEGVRHVSRINDPRNRATFEALPKPNVVTVCCIDPEDYSTLPLAQFEEDNVLREMNKSLLGFRQRYVPSSPTDPVGRSEMDPDGALSSRRLSPIGESFSSTPPETDADDKPASTKHDSKQGKSERSKYEDNASTEAHGRPNGKSVRSSSPHKPCKETSCASRRNRFIVLGSSGEVLPVTRKSLGQMSVYSSCNSQSTDSFHSAKDTIEEDPEEEEQRLSKRYSSQLDTPERRGTFAQRLREALKRESTATGGAASSNTSSGESSYAVGISVSGSHVYDQDIKVKRGGSRGFVLRDETVDEEFLKESLEAEQKWLGRFRQNQSALQRRDTSASSRYSFSTEYNSDFCSELEEVYEQLAKWLEDPIAADESRELDARDRAVVRFAGSLLKRALSESFAGVPVQEGEPQPLIDSVDVNQRHKLALAVRSLSLELARQKNRRQQSVSEPEDVEYYEDALSNRTMSKEVKDIQRKKLRAVTFTSEVFQTLVDDETTVYLSNPVSLSTSGPIKDKLAQEFESHVTLDIPRDSSPQSGGLLSVVTGNWGCGSRLKGDPQLKLVIQWLAASLAGVPKLIYYTAGNPKLSKLDTVSRVLMDRHWSVGDLAAATLRFSLQIMEERMEGRNTLFEEIIGMDKPSP
- the Csn6 gene encoding COP9 signalosome subunit 6; the encoded protein is MEVDENNAAAPSETPMEVDDDNAEKNSGTTSTNPSSAIKVMASSGTVGSVSISLHPLVIMNVSEHWTRLRAQEGTDQLVYGALIGKQKGRNIEIMNSFELMFTCIGDDVIIDRDYYNTKEEQFKQVFSEMDFLGWYTTGDMPNERDIRVHKQLCEINESPVLLKLDPRPKNTDQLSVSMYESVIDLVNGEATMLFVPLTYTLATEEAERIGVDHVARMCSNDQAESSLVAEHLTAQHSAIKMLHSRVKLVLKYVQAVQTGEIKGNHEVLRAACSLGHRLPVLNNPKFKADFYNQCNDFGLMTYLGIITKDCNNINQFVNKFNILYDRQGAAGRRLRCHFL
- the LOC143210048 gene encoding uncharacterized protein LOC143210048 isoform X2, encoding MLLLLTKRCIACVQQTPNNNAYHDAANMALVMLPCDLPWWPAVVKQLDRAAAATNSENLVEAMQRLHDMCNISLDPEEDSQDPELFSELISFLENDLDSAERDHVLAKTIPRMVDRAKALRSCKPPQGLHFSLQQQGDSVEYSYGFVSSLIANAFFSTYPKRTTKTHPTLRDFNFTNFFKHLRNNGQKAKLRSLFHYYDYLETENALDGKLVISRQVMTSKQWLTIEDWLESNVPLCPLMIRHEGRLERVEPETKVLRVCFASAKFGGGVLDGDVTQETVHIATHPEMLAAILSVEALEDNEALIVEGVRHVSRINDPRNRATFEALPKPNVVTVCCIDPEDYSTLPLAQFEEDNVLREMNKSLLGFRQRYVPSSPTDPVGRSEMDPDGALSSRRLSPIGESFSSTPPETDADDKPASTKHDSKQGKSERSKYEDNASTEAHGRPNGKSVRSSSPHKPCKETSCASRRNRFIVLGSSGEVLPVTRKSLGQMSVYSSCNSQSTDSFHSAKDTIEEDPEEEEQRLSKRYSSQLDTPERRGTFAQRLREALKRESTATGGAASSNTSSGESSYAVGISVSGSHVYDQDIKVKRGGSRGFVLRDETVDEEFLKESLEAEQKWLGRFRQNQSALQRRDTSASSRYSFSTEYNSDFCSELEEVYEQLAKWLEDPIAADESRELDARDRAVVRFAGSLLKRALSESFAGVPVQEGEPQPLIDSVDVNQRHKLALAVRSLSLELARQKNRRQQSVSEPEDVEYYEDALSNRTMSKEVKDIQRKKLRAVTFTSEVFQTLVDDETTVYLSNPVSLSTSGPIKDKLAQEFESHVTLDIPRDSSPQSGGLLSVVTGNWGCGSRLKGDPQLKLVIQWLAASLAGVPKLIYYTAGNPKLSKLDTVSRVLMDRHWSVGDLAAATLRFSLQIMEERMEGRNTLFEEIIGMDKPSP